The DNA window GTTTACTGGGGAAAAGTGGGCTGAGGAGGAGTAACTAGATTCACCACAGAGCAACACCACCATACAAGTTAGGAGCGATGGGAGAGGTCAGCACAAAGCTCTGGGGTCTCAGCCTCTTCCTGAACTGTGAAGGATGACCTGGAGTCATACCTAAGTGTAAGGCCTTGACTTTAGTAAGCATGGTTAGAGACAAAGAGCTACTCACTGACTGCTGCTCTTGACTTTCCACTTGGAGTATACTTGCCTTGAGCAGCCTGGCCAGCTTGATATATTCCTCTTGGACagcctttatatttttcttctttccaccccAGGTCTTGAGGGCAGATGCCTGTAGGGCTTGGCCATAAGAAAAGGTCAGGGACCAGGGCAAGGGGCAGATGTTAATGGCACTGAGGTTGATGGAGGCAGGCTCCTCACTCTGACCCCCAGACAGAAAGATGATACCAGTGACTGCAGGAGGCACAGTCCAGCAAAGGACAATTACAGTTGCCATTGTGATCTCCTCATGTGAATACTTCTGGATATAGGCATGGCCAGGGGTGACCATGTTAGGCTTCAGCAAGATCCCTTCCAGATAGATATGGTGGTGACTCAGAGCTTCGGAAAGAGCAGCCAGCACCCTCTCAGTAACACTGCAGATCACGTTCTCCATCAGGGAGGATCTCTGGTTCTACAATGGGTTCAATGTCATTCTGCTGGCAAATGCTGGCATATCAGGCCAACACATTGGCATTCTCCATGATGGCAAGTTGGGAAGGCGTATTATCTCTAATCTTCAGTACATAATGCCACTTGGCAAAGTCAGCCCCATCCTTCTTATACTGGGCACAGCACTCACTCAGCCCATCCAGACCTTGGGTAGTAGTCTCACTGTTGGTCCCTGCCAGGGGTACTACACCTTTGTCCACCTTGATGCCCACATGCCACCTTTTGCCTTTATGACTTTAGGGAAGGGACAATCATCACTAGCTTTCTGGTATTGTCTCATGGAAAAGGATAACACCTCCAATCCAGAAGTTCACTTGATCATCTATTTGATGTcagaagttgttgtttgtccttcattcgtgaagaggaccatggcatcaggagatgatgtcatgacttgcactgaattggatttaagtgagagagggttgttcaaggtcgccaacctcactctctcctccagagccatctgggtccagtggaaagatatatatcaggacaactggagatggccttgaatgttctaaggcaattggggttaagtgacttgtccagcgtcacacagctagtcagtgtctgaagtaaaatttgaactcaggtcctcctgacttcagggccagtgctctatccactgtaccacctagctgcccctgtcagaaGTAACTGTCTATGGAAGCACTGATTTTCTGTGTTCTCAATTCCGATGGACTATAGCCATTTTGTAGTACCAAGGGTGGATGCATTTACTACCAAGATTACCTTGCCTAGAGCAACAATTTGGTGAACTATAATaatacagttctttcttttgttctggtATCAGAGCTGGGTATTGGCAAGGCATGTTTTCCTTGGCTGTACTGGTAGTTTCTCACAGGATGCAGATGGCTTATGATCAGGAGCCAAACTTCTGTCCATTCTGATCTTTGACACTAttgatattattcttttttttttttgcagggcaatgggggttaagtgatttgcccatggtcacacagctaataagcatcaagtgtctgaggccagatttgaactcaggtactcctgaatccagggccagtgatttatccactgcaccacctagccaccccctattgATATTATTCTTAAAAAGTTGcaccatgctttttaaaaaattatacttttttttttttggtgaggcaattggggttaagtgacttgcccagggtcacacagctattaagtgttaagtgtctgaggccggatttgaactcaggtcctcctgactccagggctggtgctctatccactgcaccacctagctgccctcctacatttatttttaatagtattttccccaattacatgcaaagacagtttttagtcattcatttttttaaaaattgagttacACAATTTTATCCCTTGCTCCCCACTCCCTGCTTCTTAAAGTGGTAAGTAAGGTTCTTTTGTGTTTATCCTCCCCTTACCCAACCTTGCTTTCATCTTTCGTACACGTCTTTTTTGTACacgtttgttttgcagggcaatgagggttaagtgacctgcccaaggtcaagtagctagtaagtgtcaagtgtctgaggctagatttgaactcaggtcctcctgaatccaaggccagtgctttatccactgcgccacctagctgccccctgtacatgTCTTTTTCAGATTTGTCAATGAGTGCTTTGTGTATCCACATCAATCATTTTAGacaatattctcttttctttatcacAAATGTTTTATCTTTGCCTTTAAATTTTCATACTTGAGAGCTTCCCATCACTGTTGGGATCATCACCCGTGGTATTCTACCTGTTTTTTGATTTGTACTCTTTGAAATCTATTCTTTAAGATCCAtgccagggggcggctaggtggagcagtggataaagcactggccttggattcaggaggacctgagttcaaatccagcctcagacacttgacacttactagctgtgtgaccctgggcaagtcacttaaccctcactgcccttaaaaaaaaaaaaaaaaaaaaaaaagatccatgcCAGAGTATGCCcatcattcttttccttctctatcataAACTTTAATACAGAAAAATGTCACTTCTCCACAAAGGGTCCCAAAGTTTCTACCCCAGAAGTTAGTTCCTCTTTGCCATTGATAATCAGGTCCAAAATGGCAATTTCATTGAATTGCATTTTCCAATTTATCAGTCAATTGACCATtcaatcaataagtgtttatgatcattgttgtttagttgctTGGTCGTGCCTGACTTTTCATGAGCCCAGGGACCATAGCACCCCATTGTCTTCCATCGTCCACCACATCTCAAAGgccatccaagttcatgttcattgtttctaatgacactatccatctcttcctctgccatccctttctccttttgccttcgaTCTTTCCCAAGATCAGGGTCTTTtacaatgagtcccatcttctcattatatggccaaagtacttaaacttcagcttcagttttcaccttccagtgaatagcctgaatttatttattgtttgtttgttttgtagaaGTTATCTGGTTTATTTAGTCATAAGCTTGCAGAACGTCAATGCCACAGCACAACACTTCTCAGGAGTGGAGCGCTCACCACTTGTCCAAGAGACCCCGGCTGGGGATGTACTTAACCCCACAGCCATCAGGAATGAGACGCTTCTTAGCTATCATATCCTCAAACTGATCAGCATTGAACTTGGCGAAACCCCACTTCTTGGAGATGTAGAGTGTCTGTCGGCCAGGGAACTTGAACTTGACTCTCCGCAAAGCTTCAATCACATGTTCTTTATTCTGAACCTTGGTTCGAATTGACATGATAACTTGGCCAATGTGGACACGGGCTACAGTGCCCTGGGGCTTCCCAAAGGCACTCCGCATGCTAGTCTGGAGCCTATCAGCCCCAGCAcatgataacatctttttttttttttttttgacagacaCAAGGACCCTGCCCCTGCAGTGCGGGGCAAGGACGTTTATTGTTGACAGGGGCCGGGATCAGCAGTTGGACTTTGCCACTCGCTCCAGCTCGTCCTTCTTGATGGCGTAGGAGTTTGAAGAGCCCTTATTGATGCTGGTGACATGAAGAGGATGCCCGTGCACATGGATATGAAAGCCATCCTTGCCACAACTCTTCACCATGTACTTGTTGGCACAGATCCGAGCGGCCCCCAGGGCTTCTGATGGCAGCTGCTCATATTCATCTGACACCATATAGCCACACAGTGGAAATTCATCCaccttggttttctttctactaAGATCGAAGATTAGGATCTTGGCATCAGGAACTCCCTTGCAGAAACGGGACTTTGGGTATGGCTTATTTTTACAGTACCTATACCAGCGGGCGGGACAACGGCCCATGGTGCCGGTGCCAGCAGGGACTGGGTCTTGCCTCAGGGAAAGGCCAGAATTAATTTAAGTATCAACTGATCTGATCTCCTTGCTCTCTGAAAAGTCTTCTCCAAAACCACAATTTGCAAGTGTCAATTGTGTgacactcagctttccttatagttcaactCTGACAGATATATATGGCTACTGGAAAAACcaatagctttgactatacagacctttgtcaaCAAGGTAATATCTCTTTAGTATGCTGACCagtttgccatagctttcctccCAAGGAAATTTCATAGCTGCCGCCATCGGTAgagatctttgagcccaagaacataaaatctgaccgggcttctatttcttctccttctatttgccaAGAAGGGATAGGaacagttgccaagatcttagctttctttctttttttggggggggtgaggcaattggggttaagtgacttgaccagggtcacacagctagtaagtgtcaagtgtctgaggctggatttgaactcaggtcctcctgaatactgggccagtgctccatccactgagccacctagctgcccccaagatcttAGTTTTCTTAAGTTAAGCTTTGAGCCAGCTTTTACaccctcctctttcaccctcaccAACAGGCTTCTCAATTTGGCTTCATTTTCTACCGTCAGAGCAGTATCATCTGCATATCGGAGATTGCTGGTATTTTTCCTGGCAACCTCAATTCCAGCTTTTAATTCATCCAAACTGGCATTTTGCATCATGTGTTCTACATAGAAGTTAGATAAATAAgttgacaatatacagccttttcatactgaaatttttaaaaagatataaacagaggggcagctaggtggcacagtggatagagcaccagccctggattcaggaggacctgagttcaaatccggcctcagacccttgatactagctgtgtgaccctgggcaagtcacttaatcccaattgcctcacttaaaaaaaaaaagatataaacagaagATGGAAACTAGGTCAGGAAACTAGGAACAGATACCGCAAAGTGACACAGTCCTATGAGAATATGAAGAAAGCTAAAGTCaagaatgaattaaattaaagaaaacccaaaaggagGTAAGTTGACAATCAAGCAAGGGATAGAACCTTTGGAGaggatgggaagatgatactgAAAGATGAACAGGGAAAGTAGAACtacttgactctttttttccttttgggtttttgtttgtttgtttgggtttgggtttttctgctaagaaaaatataaacttcagCCTGAAATGCCTtagtttttaaattcatatttagATTTCCAATATTGAAAATCATGAGCCAACTCACCTTCAAATTTCAAAAGCAATAATTAGGGactttatgaataaataaaaataaatgctgaataaataaataatgcaataTGGATAAAGGTAGAAACATGTACCATATCCACatattggcatttatatagttttaagatttgcaattcACTTTATGTTAcatcatttgttcttcacaacaattttgtggcataagggctattattattgctatttgaAGAAGGTGAAGCTGAGAGCTTTTACCCCAGTGACCCCAGTACCTgtgtgaggcagaatttaaactcaagtcttcctgattccaaactcaaCACTCCATCTATTAGGCTACCTCACTATCCCTATAAGGTAATGATGCTTTTCATCCAGCATCAAAAAGCTACCAATACAAGGAGAGACTAAAGTAATAGAGCAAAGATAAGCTAGCAGAGTAACAAGGACACCAACCGTGTATGATGGATGGAGAAGCCATAAACCTTTCGAATGATTTTGAAAAGCTCATGTGGCACTAAAAGGACACCCCTTATGACATTAGGAAGTAGATCACCTCTGGAATGGTGGTTTCTAGGTTGGTCCTCATACAAAAGTCTTATGTAGCTGCCCTGGCTCTAGTCTGCTTATCTTTGAGGATGCAATTGGCTTCCGATCAGATGGGTTTCAAGGCCTGGTATTATAACTAACATATCCCTAGCTAAGAAATCCGCTGGCCAACTGAAATGCCTCTGCCATCCATGCCTAGAATGACTTTTCTCCTACCTTCTGCCTCTAGATCCTTCAAAACTAAGATTAAAtaccacctttttttcttttttttcttttcttttttttggggggcagggcaatgagggttaagtgacttgcccagggtcatacagctagtaggtgtcaagtgtctgagactggatttgaactcaggtcgtcctgaattcagggccagtgctttatccactatgccacctagctgcccccacctttttttcttttattttttttggtgaggcaattggggttgtgacttgcccagggtcacacagctagtaagtgtcaagtatctgaggtcggatttgaattcagatcctcctgaatccagggccagtgctctatccactgcaccacctagctgccccccaccttttttttcaatgaagcctttcctgattcccccaacttCTAGTGCCTTTTCCCACCAATAACATTTATTTCATATACActtaatacatatgtacatatcttCAGataaactataagctccttgaaaacagaaactgattcctttttgtctttgtgtcccatAGTACCTGCCTCATAGTGGGCCTTCAAGAAACGCTTGTCAATTGATTATGATATATATCCTAGACATAAACATTTACAGTCATTTGAAAAAGTTTTATGAAAACTTTCAAACTTCCTGTATACCtttttatcttattattttaaatcacatttttataattaatattaagcagtctctttttttttttttagtgaggcaattggggttaagtgacttgcccagggtcacacagctagtaagtgttaagtgtctgaggccggatttgaactcaggtctcctgactccagggccggtgctctatccactgagcagtCTCTTAATAAGTGTAATATAGACTAATGCTCTCTGACTAAACAGCTTCTCTGGGCTATCGTGAGCATAAGTTCTTATAGTCTTTCTAGAGGCCATAAGAGCAACCAACTAGTCCTTTCAAATGTTGTGCTTTACCCATTTGTTTAATATGTTCGTGCCATGCTTGTGGAATCCTTAGCAGGCATtcgataaatattttttaattaactaattaTGATATACATCTTAGGTTTTATGAAACCTTTtcaactttcttattttaaattctaTTCTTATAATTAATATCAATATGTCCTTACACTTGACATTCCTGAAATAATC is part of the Dromiciops gliroides isolate mDroGli1 chromosome 4, mDroGli1.pri, whole genome shotgun sequence genome and encodes:
- the LOC122752562 gene encoding 60S ribosomal protein L10-like isoform X2 — its product is MGRCPARWYRYCKNKPYPKSRFCKGLPSEALGAARICANKYMVKSCGKDGFHIHVHGHPLHVTSINKMLSCAGADRLQTSMRSAFGKPQGTVARVHIGQVIMSIRTKVQNKEHVIEALRRVKFKFPGRQTLYISKKWGFAKFNADQFEDMIAKKRLIPDGCGVKYIPSRGLLDKW
- the LOC122752562 gene encoding 60S ribosomal protein L10-like isoform X1 translates to MGRCPARWYRYCKNKPYPKSRFCKGVPDAKILIFDLSRKKTKVDEFPLCGYMVSDEYEQLPSEALGAARICANKYMVKSCGKDGFHIHVHGHPLHVTSINKMLSCAGADRLQTSMRSAFGKPQGTVARVHIGQVIMSIRTKVQNKEHVIEALRRVKFKFPGRQTLYISKKWGFAKFNADQFEDMIAKKRLIPDGCGVKYIPSRGLLDKW